A single genomic interval of Hemibagrus wyckioides isolate EC202008001 linkage group LG13, SWU_Hwy_1.0, whole genome shotgun sequence harbors:
- the LOC131363346 gene encoding uncharacterized protein LOC131363346, with translation MENFYTRDLKMIEKQRRSQGGKFGVSTRSTASDQRPKCFRDIMDLVLHLSDEEWKAVSRGMKKEVTRVEFVAVCTKIVAEVSSAIVRRLLKPLSRSFGIKVIHEANEKLKKMESESGKCSASDASAQRSPMEVSDFICHLAQKVVTEIKGAMLVAIRSMASEASASSPAEDPITKLDDLSRACTNEICDKILDLYHSEEFNRLSEEGGLVMSLTSLLKVHNIMMGLEEVVSVSRSSSWITESTTPDLVSTKTEVISPDSVSSPPQAESPFSDQFLSTATQLITEVLLKTAQTSVSSQTSVPASRETELKELAKSTATEILHRLYYLLHHCSDADQSIPEHEKFLSFAQKIHTDIHKQVLTFVCEQQQAASDKSKTLLDACTETDAELDISSDGVQKSVSAVEVLDKATQVTSEILVSRLSSHISTGLISMTGSGFSTAVYPDQAASGSVEKVISDVPLETGISDVENRSELLRESSSEFSSSPSGPSESVIDEENNPLPSSQNSLYVPLHLFTVIHDQLRSFFKSFSKSAADDEKGIDMSVHSESVEDRVVPIHISRDGSVHELEVGRSISDSVLERRNSVLLSMQFPSELIYTFVQEASKALLQNILNARSSEESEGCSTHTAEDQQKKKRPRVRFIVKTQRCIVVKRPRKQKRQRRVPLPQADQPSISTSANLHETSEIESKTLRSVFKSARRTLGRFFSNISKTFTSCINPKTTP, from the exons ATGGAGAATTTCTACACACGTGATTTAAAG ATGATTGAGAAGCAGAGAAGGAGCCAGGGTGGAAAATTTGGAGTGTCCACTCGGAGCACCGCATCTGACCAGAGACCGAAGTGTTTCAGGGATATTATGGACCTCGTTCTTCATCTGAGCGATGA GGAATGGAAGGCTGTGAGCAGGGGCATGAAGAAGGAG GTCACGAGGGTGGAGTTTGTGGCTGTGTGCACTAAAATCGTGGCAGAGGTGTCGTCTGCTATCGTTCGCCGTTTACTGAAGCCTCTCAGCAGAAGCTTTGGGATCAAAGTGATTCACGAGGCAAatgagaaactgaagaaaatgGAGTCAGAATCGGGCAAGTGCTCTGCCTCAGACGCCTCAGCTCAAAG atcCCCTATGGAGGTGTCTGATTTCATCTGTCATCTCGCTCAAAAAGTTGTCACAGAGATTAAAGGTGCGATGTTGGTGGCAATTCGGAGTATGGCATCGGAAGCAAGTGCTTCCTCACCTGCTGAAGATCCGATCACAAAGCTCGATGATCTCAGCAGGGCATGCACCAATGAGATCTGTGATAAGATCTTGGACCTGTATCACTCTGAAGAGTTCAATAGACTTTCAGAAGAAGGGGGTTTAGTAATGTCCCTAACATCCCTCCTGAAGGTCCATAATATAATGATGGGCTTGGAAGAAGTTGTCTCTGTCAGCAGGTCCTCTTCGTGGATTACTGAATCTACAACCCCTGACTTGGTCTCCACAAAGACTGAGGTGATAAGTCCTGATAGTGTTTCATCACCTCCTCAAGCTGAGAGCCCTTTCAGTGATCAGTTTTTGAGCACAGCTACACAACTGATCACTGAAGTGCTTTTGAAGACGGCGCAAACCTCAGTGTCGTCCCAAACCTCCGTCCCCGCCTCCAGGGAGACAGAACTGAAGGAGCTGGCCAAAAGCACAGCCACGGAAATTCTgcacagattatattatttgcttCACCATTGTAGCGATGCTGACCAGTCTATACCAGAGCACGAGAAGTTCCTCTCATTTGCTCAAAAGATCCACACAGACATCCACAAGCAGGTGTTAACATTCGTATGTGAACAGCAGCAAGCCGCTTCAGATAAAAGCAAGACGCTCTTGGACGCCTGTACTGAAACTGATGCTGAGCTCGACATCAGCTCAGACGGCGTCCAGAAATCTGTCTCTGCTGTAGAGGTCCTAGATAAAGCTACCCAGGTTACAAGCGAGATCCTGGTAAGTAGGTTAAGTTCACATATTTCCACAGGATTAATCAGCATGACAGGCTCGGGTTTCAGCACAGCAGTATATCCGGATCAAGCCGCTTCTGGTAGCGTAGAAAAGGTGATCAGTGACGTACCTTTGGAGACTGGAATATCTGATGTGGAAAACAGATCAGAGCTCCTCAGAGAGAGCTCCTCAGAATTTTCCTCAAGTCCTTCTGGACCCTCAGAAAGTGTTATAGATGAAGAGAATAATCCTCTGCCCTCAAGCCAGAACAGTCTGTACGTTCCACTGCACCTTTTCACTGTGATCCATGATCAGTTGAGGTCTTTCTTCAAGTCCTTCTCTAAAAGTGCTGCTGATGATGAGAAAGGTATAGACATGTCAGTACACTCAGAGAGCGTTGAGGATCGTGTCGTTCCCATCCACATCAGTAGGGATGGCTCGGTTCATGAGCTGGAAGTTGGCCGGAGTATATCAGACTCTGTTCTGGAGAGAAGGAACAGCGTGTTACTCTCCATGCAGTTTCCTTCTGAGCTCATTTACACATTTGTACAGGAGGCTAGTAAGGCTTTATTGCAGAACATTCTAAACGCCAGGTCCAGTGAGGAAAGCGAAGGGTGCTCTACTCACACAGCTGAGGATcagcagaagaaaaagaggCCTAGAGTTCGCTTCATTGTGAAAACTCAAAGGTGCATCGTCGTTAAG CGTCCCAGGAAGCAGAAAAGGCAGCGCAGGGTTCCTCTGCCACAGGCTGACCAGCCAAGCATCTCCACCTCCGCAAATCTCCATGAGA CTTCAGAGATTGAATCAAAGACCTTACGGTCGGTCTTCAAGAGCGCTCGCAGGACGCTGGGCAGGTTCTTCTCCAACATCTCCAAGACCTTCACCAGCTGCATCAACCCTAAAACCACCCCATAA
- the LOC131363636 gene encoding phenylethanolamine N-methyltransferase, with protein sequence MASRGGCGSQPSLQSYSSCGVNSSSSQSLQEAVYSQQSSSYSLCREREEERMERENIQEKAVAAMAAFYQGFDPEAYLKYNYTPPRADFSRSDSIVPWKLNCLHKAFSEDAIKGDILVDVGSGPTLYQVMSGCEHFNRVILSDFLEVNRNELNKWLKDGQSNFDWTPYLKHVCELEGRSSSAWREKAKRLRSVVTDIFPVNVHHLFPFPPGSLPASGADCIVSCFCLESVSPDVSSFTQALHNLSSLLRNGGHLLLIGALGESFYMAAPDVRIPVVPLDEAQVCASLSASGFELLQLSVYRLTADMLVGVDDVKGVFFAKARKL encoded by the exons ATGGCGTCAAGGG GTGGATGCGGTTCCCAGCCATCCTTACAGTCCTACAGCTCGTGTGGTGTGAACAGTAGCAGCAGTCAGTCTCTTCAGGAAGCAGTATACAGTCAGCAGTCCTCCTCCTACTCG CTGtgtagagaaagagaagaggaaaggatggagagagagaacatacaAGAGAAAGCAGTAGCTGCAATGGCTGCTTTTTACCAAGGGTTCGATCCTGAAGCGTACCTGAAGTACAATTACACACCACCACGAGCGGACTTCAGCCGAAGTGACAGCATCGTACCATGGAAGCTAAACTGCCTTCATAAAGCTTTCAGTGAGG ATGCCATTAAAGGTGACATTCTGGTGGACGTTGGTTCTGGTCCAACTCTTTATCAGGTGATGAGCGGTTGTGAGCATTTTAATCGAGTCATATTATCTGATTTTTTGGAAGTGAATCGGAACGAATTAAACAAATGGCTCAAGGATGGACAGAGCAACTTTGATTGGACCCCTTACCTGAAACATGTGTGTGAGCTGGAGGGACGCAG TTCCTCAGCATGGCGGGAGAAAGCAAAGAGGCTTCGTTCAGTGGTGACTGACATTTTTCCTGTTAACGTTCACCACCTGTTCCCATTTCCACCTGGATCTTTGCCTGCTTCCGGCGCTGACTGCATCGTGTCCTGTTTCTGCCTTGAAAGTGTCAGCCCTGACGTTTCCTCGTTCACTCAAGCACTACACAATCTGTCCAGCCTCCTGCGTAACGGCGGTCACCTTCTGCTCATTGGAGCTTTGGGGGAGAGCTTTTACATGGCAGCTCCAGATGTTCGGATCCCTGTGGTGCCGCTGGATGAGGCTCAAGTCTGTGCGAGTCTGAGTGCCAGTGGCTTCGAGCTCCTGCAGCTCAGTGTGTATCGATTAACAGCAGACATGCTGGTTGGAGTGGATGATGTTAAAGGTGTGTTCTTTGCAAAAGCTAGAAAACTATAA